In Thunnus thynnus chromosome 17, fThuThy2.1, whole genome shotgun sequence, the genomic window ATAGTCAAAAGCTCATTGTAAGACTTTATGATCTCTGCTTCCTGTATGAAAATGTTCCTAACAGGTACTATCAAAGGTGAGGTGTGGGACTTGGTAACTGTAACTTTAGAGGGAATGTCCAGGGAGGAAAGGCAGATACAGATTTGGCCTTCAACTCTTACTTCTCAGCAGAGACCGAAAGAAACTCCCAAGAGATAcagtgaattaattaaaaataactgttagggTGATGAATATGGGATGATTGTGATGCATGTGGCTGTATATGCAAGTACCGACACTGAACTTCATTCAATATCTCTTCAGCCTAGCAAACTGGGAGATCTGGACTTGCAAATATGTATTCTGgatattgcaataaaactctgaaagacaacttgctctctgtgaattcatcttaaaTTTCCTGGAAGaaaccactcccatcaggatagaaatgtttcatcacaggataaagctgatcactcacaactactttgtattgattaccagtgacccttccctctaaggggacaagtggacccaaaccatgccagcaaaatgccccccacagcataacagagcccccagatcccttcactgtaggggtccagcattcagacctgtaccaggttttcctttgatttgtcacctgtctgtttttgcctttttcaaATTGATGACAtcaataaagttcaaaattatctcaaatttgtttgattttgtgtaatttttatatcagtatttaatggtaacACTATTTACCCATAGAGGGCTCAATTTACCCCATtcccatgctcattttacccctaccttggggtaagttgtgccataggactaactttttttgatggctcattgttctaaaaccataataatttccatgggtacacaacaacctgaggtatatatagtaactattatttgaaacaaatacacttttattttgcagtaaaatcatcaaatgtaaaaagtggctcatgttaccccgttctcccctatagaaattatttgctttattacctgccactgaaaatgaattaaaacaaaacaataaaacaaataaaaacgaTGCGTCTATTGGCATTTGTGTCATGCTTCTACATTTATCTAACTGTGGCAGGACAGACCATATCTTGGATGGGTGGTTTTCATGTGTGACATCACTTTGCTGAGAACATCCACCTATCCATCATGTAGTGACACACACCGCCTCATTGCACATCTCAAGCAGGTACACTCACTGTTGCTTAGAAGTCCACAGCAGTACTTGCACAGTCACATTTCATCCATCAGCATAAGGTGTTTCACAACTGGAAAGCCCAACACCCTAAAAGTACACCTACAATCTCCACAAAACTTACaaaactctgttttttttttcaacaaaacacTGGTGTCTGAAGGAAATCAAACTGAAAGTTATCAGTGATAGTAAGGATTTGTCTCTTGCTCTTCTGTATAGGGTCTACATGTCAAGTGGCTTCAGTCACCACCCACCCCAGCCTACAGTTCGTCCCAACATGACCGAAGTGTGCTCCTTCACCAAGGATGACAACACTGCCACGGGCGCTGTCGGTTTGCTGACCTACGACCTGTTCCATATGCAGAGCCGGGTTTGCTCCGAGCGCATGGCCATCATGTTCTCTGTGCCCTTTGACCATAACCTGTACAATAACCGGCTGGCCGTAGGCATGGTTGAGCAGTCCCGTGCTTGTGACAAAAATCTGTACGACCAGATGTATGATGGGAAAGACCTCAGTGGCTTTACCCGTTCTGACACAAACGGTAGTGGGCTGGAATACAGAGCCACATATGTTGATTTGAAGGCCACAATGTCTACTATTGGCAAAGCCATTGTTAAAGTGGAGCTCTACGATAAAATGGGTCGTTAGTGTAAAAGAGTCTACTCCTTTTATGTTGCTTTTGTACCCTGCAGAGTAAATAAACTCCATTTAATTTGACTACTGTTGCATGTTGTCATTTAGAAAAACATCCAGTGGAGAGGAAGACTGATTTTGCTGTCATCTGTATTTTGTGTCTGCTGAAAGATATCAATATCTGACAGCCAGCTCATTGATTCTCCATTAGCTTATTTCTTGGGCTTATGTATATTGTACACTCTCTTTTCTTTGATTATGGTAATAAAACATTCAGACCCGATGCTTGTGTTACTTTGTGTGGGAtatgttttcattcagtatgctttcattattactgatgaacagtgatcattttttaatcttttagcTGGATCCATCCAATTCTAATGAGTAGCAACAGATGGAATATCTGcatagatgtttttttaataggCATGGTAACAATATTGTTCTTCACTGGCTGCGAGACTCTCCATCTTGCTCTGAGTGTGTGGTTTTTGTGTGGTATTTGGAATGCAAGAAGTTCAACAAAAGAGAGGATATGAGCAAAGTTGCTACAGAGATGTCTGTCCCGACTTGTTCAGTTGCACAATACCACAGGAATGAGGATGCCAACCACCTGCGTGAGTGAATGGTCCTGGTTTACCCAACTGTTCAGGTCTGTTAACACAATTAGGGTGCGGCTGTGCTATTCCAGAGAAGGGGGAACATGGTAATATTTGCCATCAAAGTCTTTTTGCATGAGCGATTGGCTGTTTGATCAACGTGTGTTTAAAGAGGGTGTATACTGTTGAACTGTGATTGTGTTCCAAGTGGGAGGGTTTCCTGGGTACTGGTATACAtccttgttgaaaaaaaaactactggcACCACCTTTTTACTGACTTTTTTCCCACTTTGGGATTTGCAAGCACCAACAGAGGTTCTCAGCAGGTAAGTCACTCAGGATATTTGGGGAAAAAGCCTTTGATAAAGAAGATACAGCACAGAATATGGATCATTAGCAATAATCACATGACTCTATAATAAGCAGTTTGAAGAGGCGCATAGCAGCCTGATGGGGCATTTGTTTGATTTCTATCTCATATCTGTTGATAAAAGGGGTGATCATATTTCCTAGTGTTTTCACTCTAATGTCATTATTGCATGGTACTTAGTGCTGTAATTGAAAAGGTACATTCTCTAATGAGGCAAAGAGAGTCTGCAGCCATTCTCTGGTTGTTAACTGTTTCGAAATCTCATTAGCctctgaaatgcatttttgataAACTCAGAGCCAGTCTATGTTCGCTTTTGAAGGTCAATGTAATGCCAATAGAGCATGTCAGCAGAGCAGAGGTCAGGAGGATATTTTATACTGTAATAAGTGTGACTCTGATGATTCCCAGTGTGCTACTCACAGCTGGGAAGTTGACTGGCTCAGCTGGTTAACACTTaaatgacttttgttttaagcGGAACTCACAGCCATACCAACATGACGGAGTCAGCTGAAGCTGTAGCAGCAGATGTGACCAGCAGGAGAAGTGTCACCATTGAAATCACGAATCTCACTAACAACTACTGCCTCATCAACCCCAGGTAAGCCCTGACTGTTTTGGAAACATGTATTTTCAGGCTTGTATGAAACGTATTAAAGAGATCAAAAAGATCAATGTATGTGTCTTTTTGTGTACTGGTTAGGGTGTACCTTGAGAATGGGGAGACATACAACCCACCTCAACCCACAGTGCGTCCTCTAAAGACGGAGGTTTGCACTTTCACCAAGTCCAGCGGCAAATCAACAGGCAGCGTTGGTGTGATGACCTACGACCTTTTCGAGAAGTCACGGAACGACTACATTGAGACTCTGGCCATCATGTTCGCAGTTCCCTGGGACTACAACCTGTACAAGAACTGGTATGCAGTGGGCATCCACAAAAAGGGCCGTAACTGTGATAAGG contains:
- the apnl gene encoding actinoporin-like protein → MTESAEAVAADVTSRRSVTIEITNLTNNYCLINPRVYLENGETYNPPQPTVRPLKTEVCTFTKSSGKSTGSVGVMTYDLFEKSRNDYIETLAIMFAVPWDYNLYKNWYAVGIHKKGRNCDKDLYKEMYYEKKQHEHGFVREEATGSGINYVGNYLDIKATMCPLGKAIMKVEVWDKLFTPMGQQAY
- the LOC137201217 gene encoding bryoporin-like, giving the protein MPETAEAVSAILTTNRNCTIEITNVSSNYCLINPKVYMSSGFSHHPPQPTVRPNMTEVCSFTKDDNTATGAVGLLTYDLFHMQSRVCSERMAIMFSVPFDHNLYNNRLAVGMVEQSRACDKNLYDQMYDGKDLSGFTRSDTNGSGLEYRATYVDLKATMSTIGKAIVKVELYDKMGR